One segment of Salvelinus alpinus chromosome 1, SLU_Salpinus.1, whole genome shotgun sequence DNA contains the following:
- the LOC139568631 gene encoding inositol 1,4,5-trisphosphate receptor-interacting protein-like 2, with protein MSVYTLNLRVFWPLLTCVLTGLVFHHHITHWLSPESGPDPGYEAGTEPCSDQGPPVFFSLIKLLLACVLCYLFIRYCSAHPGGPQRVPLEAADGALKSGWSRREVLEDYYERWVRLSPHVLGHSKAHVAKLVGELVRAGRATGGIPESSLAFRGDFLQVGSSYEEHKVGAPDYYDILVPLKIPRELRLEPRVYRGERRGEEKKDERGEEKGEGKRDVRGEEKKEKGDKRRGEVKENGRKSGKGNRMRVRSNKVKEVQKDDSKVEEQTEVKEEGKDVLKDEVKEEVKGESSEGSGWCGVPRCSLETPRRGDWLRKHRNFTDTFLRMHPSRGSPERSSRSLSGVTAVSGGGGGGGGVYRLTPDSVLRWFYPAVQRCLATVRYPFEQRCTLSLALADDRVQLRLTPRSDYVCCHISMAIRLLPAIPLGDGVYLVPMETTASVAMSNTDQHQNQQSEERDLWTLFFPRQEQRLLGWLRGRSPQPSCHLKVLQLTKALRDLGGQALDSHRGALWRSVLSSYTLKTAWLRLLLSSPAEVGNTIPLIGTRGYTLPLIGTTGYTIPLIAAIALMSVGEPPLKQTGTGFSSP; from the exons atgagtgtGTACACTCTTAACCTGCGGGTGTTCTGGCCTCTGTTGACCTGTGTGTTGACTGGTCTGGTTTTCCACCACCACATAACCCACTGGCTAAGCCCAGAATCAGGCCCCGATCCTGGGTACGAGGCTGGGACAGAGCCCTGCTCTGACCAGGGCCCTCCTGTCTTTTTCTCCCTCATCAAACTACTACTGGCCTGTGTCCTCTGCTACCTCTTCATAAG GTACTGCTCCGCCCACCCAGGGGGGCCCCAGAGGGTGCCTCTCGAGGCCGCTGACGGGGCTCTGAAATCGGGTTGGTCTCGTCGAGAGGTCCTGGAGGACTACTACGAGCGCTGGGTGCGTCTGTCTCCTCACGTCCTGGGGCACAGCAAGGCCCACGTGGCCAAACTGGTCGGGGAGCTGGTCAGAGCCGGACGTGCCACTGGAGGTATCCCAGAGTCCTCTCTGGCGTTCCGGGGAGACTTCCTGCAG GTGGGCAGTTCATACGAGGAGCACAAGGTGGGCGCTCCAGATTACTATGATATCCTGGTACCTCTGAAGATTCCCCGAGAACTGAGATTGGAGCCACGAGTatacagaggggagaggaggggggaggagaagaaggacgagagaggagaggagaagggggagggcaAGAGAGATGTGAGGGGTGAGGAGAAAAAAGAGAAGGGGGACAAGAGA aggggggaggttaAAGAGAACGGGAGAAAGTCGGGGAAGGGGAACAGGATGAGGGTAAGAAGCAATAAAGTGAAGGAAGTCCAGAAGGACGACAGCAAGGTGGAGGAGCAGACAGAGGTCAAAGAAGAAGGGAAGGACGTCTTGAAGGACGAGGTGAAGGAAGAGGTGAAAGGGGAAAGTTCAGAGGGCAGTGGGTGGTGCGGCGTGCCGCGGTGCAGTCTAGAGACTCCTCGCCGTGGTGACTGGCTACGAAAACACCGCAACTTCACTGACACGTTTTTACGAATGCACCCTTCTCGGGGGTCGCCCGAAAGGTCATCGAGGTCATTGTCAGGGGTCACGGCAgtgtcaggaggaggaggaggagggggcggaGTCTATCGCCTGACCCCGGACTCCGTCCTCCGTTGGTTCTACCCGGCGGTCCAGCGTTGCCTAGCAACCGTGCGCTACCCTTTCGAGCAGCGCTGTACGCTGAGTCTGGCACTCGCCGACGACCGTGTGCAGCTCCGCCTCACACCGCGTTCCGACTACGTCTGCTGTCACATCTCCATGGCAATACGGCTCCTCCCTGCCATCCCCCTCGGAGACGGGGTCTACCTGGTTCCCATGGAAACGACGGCCTCAGTGGCGatgtcaaatacag ACCAGCACCAGAACCAgcagagcgaggagagggacctGTGGACGTTGTTCTTCCCCCGCCAGGAGCAGCGTCTGCTGGGCTGGCTCCGGGGCCGCTCACCACAGCCCTCCTGCCACCTCAAGGTGCTCCAGCTGACCAAGGCCCTGCGTGACCTGGGTGGCCAGGCACTGGACAGCCACCGGGGGGCGCTCTGGAGGTCAGTCCTCTCCTCCTACACACTGAAGACGGCCTGGCTGCGTCTGCTACTCAGCTCTCCTGCAGAGGTAGGAAACACCATACCTTTAATAGGTACTAGAGGTTACACCCTACCTTTAATAGGTACTACAGGTTACACCATACCTTTAATAG CTGCTATTGCATTGATGTCTGTAGGAGAACCACCTCTTAAGCAGACTGGAACAGGCTTTTCTTCCCCATGA